A genomic segment from Aridibaculum aurantiacum encodes:
- a CDS encoding SusC/RagA family TonB-linked outer membrane protein, whose product MKLTLPCKRLVNGCIFLLLITLSQLVIPSAHAQQNTKKTFKGVVLSDASVPVEGASVTVKGSKQGTYTAADGSFTIEAAPGATLVISGVGFTVKEVTLRGNNAITVQLQPTASLLDDVVVVGYGTQRRKDLTGSVSVVNVSEAKKTVTHDVARMLQGQAPGVTVHGSGEPGGFVQMKIRGISTFGNNNPLFIVDGVQMNNPFDLSPNDIESIQVLKDASAGAIYGVRAYAGVVVITTKKAKVGELKVDYTGYAGVQNVPRKLSVTDAAGYRKITNTAELNAGLAIAPGNDPTNPRFINNVNTDWQAEGFKTGVIQDHNIRFAGGNESAAYNASVGYFDQSSTYRGPQNYKRYTINAGLTGRKGIFSYGSKIFYTKSEKVNPFNGMQFHAVFGGAVTSLVTAIPTMPVHDPNRLRGYGGSDNATQRAISLNVIGMNNLLQNTSDRNRALGNFWGEIEPIKNLKYKINLSYDRTDFRNFAFEPTYDLGWYYINTQSFMFEGKGADITSMVENTLTYNFQKGRHKVDLLAGQAFQKFRNSWTNASGVGLPEPYFYTFSAIADPASKTLASGSGTATLSSFFGRANYNFDSRYLLTFNFRRDGTSRFNPDLRWGNFSSVAAAWNIHNEKFIKLPTVISSLKLRGGYGELGNQDIEFYEYQSFINPNASYLFGNTLAPGATVVSLVDPGLKWERKKTTNVALDLGLLQDKLIFTAEYYRNKTEDLLARVPISLSIGSFPWDVRTNAASTLNTGVEMSLQYHGSRGKLTYSVNGNVHTLDNKVLKLGPNDNPIYGAASKTEVGRSVGELYGYKMIGIFRDADDVSKSPTQINAAPGDVKFQDTNKDGKITDDDRIYLGRSIPNIYYGLNLSLGYGQFDFSMFWQGSAGNKVYNGIYRDLMLGQYNNHHTDMLNFWTPTNTNTNIPRPVIGDPNGNARASDRFLQDGSYVRLQNFQLGYTVNVSKLRIHRTVKNARFYVSGQNVVTFTKYKGYDPDFMSDGLFSRGFDIGSFPNPRTITVGAQLSF is encoded by the coding sequence ATGAAACTAACATTGCCTTGCAAACGGCTAGTGAATGGCTGTATTTTCTTACTCCTCATCACGCTATCACAGCTCGTTATTCCTTCTGCTCATGCGCAGCAAAACACAAAAAAAACATTTAAAGGGGTTGTTTTATCAGATGCCTCAGTTCCCGTAGAAGGAGCATCTGTTACAGTTAAAGGTTCAAAGCAAGGAACCTATACTGCTGCTGATGGTTCATTTACCATTGAAGCCGCCCCGGGTGCTACACTGGTCATTAGCGGTGTAGGCTTCACAGTGAAGGAAGTGACCTTGCGCGGAAACAATGCCATCACTGTTCAATTGCAACCTACCGCATCCCTGCTGGATGATGTAGTAGTGGTTGGTTACGGAACCCAAAGGAGAAAAGACCTTACCGGATCCGTATCAGTGGTGAACGTAAGTGAGGCAAAAAAGACCGTAACACACGATGTGGCCAGGATGCTACAGGGGCAGGCGCCGGGTGTAACTGTACATGGTTCGGGTGAGCCAGGAGGGTTTGTACAGATGAAGATCAGGGGTATCAGCACCTTTGGTAACAACAATCCGTTGTTCATTGTAGATGGTGTTCAAATGAACAATCCTTTTGATCTTTCTCCCAACGACATTGAAAGCATACAGGTGTTGAAAGATGCATCTGCCGGCGCTATCTATGGTGTACGTGCCTATGCAGGTGTGGTGGTTATCACTACCAAAAAAGCTAAAGTGGGTGAACTAAAAGTAGATTATACCGGCTATGCTGGTGTGCAGAATGTGCCACGAAAACTATCTGTTACCGATGCTGCAGGTTATAGAAAAATAACTAATACAGCTGAGCTAAATGCTGGATTAGCCATTGCACCAGGAAACGATCCTACCAACCCACGTTTCATCAACAATGTAAATACTGACTGGCAGGCAGAAGGTTTCAAAACCGGTGTCATCCAGGATCATAATATCCGGTTTGCTGGCGGTAACGAGTCTGCGGCATACAATGCTTCCGTTGGTTATTTCGACCAGAGCAGCACTTACCGCGGACCTCAGAACTATAAGCGTTATACAATTAATGCCGGTCTTACCGGCCGCAAAGGCATCTTCAGCTATGGTTCAAAGATTTTTTACACAAAATCAGAGAAAGTAAATCCTTTTAATGGAATGCAGTTTCATGCTGTATTTGGTGGCGCTGTTACCAGCCTGGTTACAGCCATACCTACCATGCCGGTTCACGATCCTAACAGGCTGCGTGGTTATGGTGGAAGCGACAATGCTACACAGCGTGCCATTAGCCTGAACGTGATTGGTATGAATAACCTGCTGCAAAATACCAGTGACCGCAACAGGGCATTAGGAAACTTCTGGGGCGAGATAGAGCCTATTAAGAACCTGAAGTATAAGATCAACCTGAGCTACGACCGTACAGACTTCAGGAACTTTGCTTTTGAACCAACGTACGATCTCGGCTGGTACTACATCAACACACAGTCGTTCATGTTTGAAGGTAAAGGTGCCGACATAACTTCTATGGTAGAAAACACCCTTACTTATAACTTCCAAAAAGGTCGTCATAAAGTAGACCTGCTGGCCGGCCAGGCATTCCAGAAATTTAGGAACAGCTGGACCAATGCAAGTGGCGTAGGTTTGCCAGAGCCTTATTTTTATACGTTCAGTGCCATTGCAGATCCAGCTTCCAAAACACTGGCAAGTGGTTCAGGTACTGCTACACTTTCTTCTTTCTTTGGAAGAGCCAACTACAACTTCGACAGTCGCTACTTACTCACCTTTAACTTCCGTAGAGATGGAACTTCTAGGTTCAACCCTGATCTGCGCTGGGGCAACTTCTCTTCTGTAGCTGCAGCATGGAATATTCACAACGAAAAGTTCATCAAGCTTCCTACTGTTATCAGCTCATTGAAACTGAGAGGTGGATATGGTGAGTTGGGCAACCAGGACATTGAATTTTATGAATACCAATCATTCATTAACCCTAATGCCAGCTACTTGTTTGGTAATACGCTAGCTCCGGGTGCAACCGTTGTTTCTTTGGTAGATCCGGGCTTGAAATGGGAAAGAAAGAAAACAACCAACGTGGCACTTGACCTGGGTTTGTTGCAAGACAAGCTCATCTTCACAGCTGAATACTACAGGAATAAAACAGAAGATCTGTTAGCACGTGTACCTATCTCTTTATCCATCGGTTCATTTCCATGGGATGTAAGAACAAATGCGGCATCTACGCTTAACACCGGTGTAGAGATGAGCCTGCAATACCATGGCTCAAGAGGAAAACTTACCTATAGCGTAAATGGTAATGTGCACACACTGGATAACAAGGTGCTGAAATTAGGACCTAATGATAACCCTATCTATGGCGCTGCAAGTAAAACAGAAGTAGGACGTTCTGTAGGTGAATTGTATGGCTATAAAATGATCGGCATCTTCCGTGATGCAGACGATGTTTCAAAATCGCCAACGCAGATCAATGCAGCTCCTGGTGATGTGAAGTTCCAGGACACCAACAAAGACGGAAAGATCACCGATGACGATCGTATTTACCTTGGGCGTTCTATACCTAATATCTACTACGGTCTCAACCTTTCGCTGGGCTATGGCCAGTTCGACTTTTCTATGTTCTGGCAAGGAAGTGCGGGCAACAAAGTATACAATGGTATCTACCGCGACCTGATGCTGGGACAGTATAACAACCACCACACAGACATGCTGAACTTCTGGACGCCTACCAATACAAACACCAATATTCCACGTCCTGTGATCGGTGATCCTAATGGTAATGCAAGGGCTTCCGACCGCTTCCTGCAGGATGGTTCATATGTAAGACTTCAGAACTTTCAAT
- a CDS encoding ligand-binding sensor domain-containing protein, producing the protein MSIPKTILQVVIMLMLCSSGWAQSYYFKHFQVENGLSNNAVVCSIQDKLGFLWFGTKDGLNRFDGYTFKTFRTDANNPGSIGSNFIHTLYEDPREICGWVLKQVYINTILSQKAFTCLM; encoded by the coding sequence TTGTCCATTCCCAAGACCATACTACAGGTAGTGATCATGCTGATGCTATGTAGCAGTGGATGGGCGCAGTCGTACTATTTCAAACATTTCCAGGTAGAGAATGGGTTATCTAACAACGCGGTTGTTTGTAGTATACAAGACAAACTTGGTTTCTTGTGGTTTGGCACCAAGGACGGGCTGAACAGGTTTGATGGTTATACTTTCAAAACTTTTAGAACCGATGCTAACAATCCCGGCAGCATCGGCAGCAACTTCATTCATACATTGTATGAAGACCCAAGGGAAATATGTGGGTGGGTACTGAAGCAGGTTTATATAAATACGATCCTAAGTCAGAAAGCTTTCACTTGCTTGATGTAA
- a CDS encoding ligand-binding sensor domain-containing protein has protein sequence MWVGTEAGLYKYDPKSESFHLLDVKINFTVNQLVVDQEENLWLTSGLTLYKYSFNKKTLTPYAPQQYFEATAICTAPGGTLWVSTSNGYLARYERATNSFTTFDLFPNSKATYKWIQKIKATGNGEILVGTGNAGVKVFDTRRLSHYNLDLNITNSVDLFVRDFLETSTNELWIGTEAGIFIYNRQTKSTVNLKKRYNDPYTISDNAIYTFCRDKEGGIWAGTYFGGINYYPSPFTPFKKDIPRIGENSLSGNVIREITEDKFGNLWIGTEDAGLNKLDKVTGKYINYTASGASDALSYSNIHGLLATGNELWIGTFEHGLDILDIRTGKVVRHYGASAGSSLKSNFIYTIYQAPGGEIMIGTTIGIYVYNAAKKDFEAMPGMPLYNWYTSIVKDANGIIWSGTYGNGINYYDSKTGHTGNFRFSATDGNSLSSDRVNSIFEDKDHALWFATEDGLCKWNPAKKNFNRYTTDNGLPSNFIISILQDDDKKLWISTTKGLVSFDPSVEKIQVFTSANGLISDQFNFSSAYKDAGGRMYFGSAKGMISFHPREFRHNTYDPPVYITGFQVNHKDLAVEAEQSPLKSAISFTEKIKLDYDQSTFSIDFAALSFTAPEMLEYAYKLQGLNNDWTYLKTNRKVYFTKLAPGRYTFMVRARNSSGVWSKDDTRLVIEVLPPWWANNWAYAAYALAILTIIFYLLYSYHKTTEEKNRRKIELLEIAKEKEIFTAKIDFFTNVAHEIRTPLTLIKGPLKKVIRIAGGIEELQKSLSIMERNTDRLVDLTNQLLDFRQTEINGFGLSFVHYNINELLHDAFQSFTELAEEKDLQFNIHLPAEPVYAYIDAEGMNKIVYNLYGNAVKYACSKIDVRLFPHPTDEAYFVVQVANDGYIIPPELKDKVFEPFFRIKETDHIKGTGIGLALSRTLAQLHKGELVLEDPQDGMNIFQMVLPYHQQIEFNLSADKKIRKRADETEHIGS, from the coding sequence ATGTGGGTGGGTACTGAAGCAGGTTTATATAAATACGATCCTAAGTCAGAAAGCTTTCACTTGCTTGATGTAAAGATCAATTTTACCGTGAACCAGCTGGTGGTTGACCAGGAAGAAAACCTATGGCTAACGTCGGGGTTAACGCTGTATAAATACTCTTTCAACAAAAAGACATTAACCCCTTACGCACCTCAGCAATATTTTGAAGCTACAGCAATATGCACAGCGCCAGGTGGAACTTTATGGGTTTCTACCTCTAATGGTTACCTGGCAAGGTATGAGCGCGCAACCAACAGTTTCACCACTTTCGATCTTTTTCCGAATTCAAAGGCTACGTACAAGTGGATACAAAAAATAAAGGCTACAGGTAACGGTGAAATACTAGTGGGTACTGGTAACGCAGGTGTTAAGGTTTTTGATACGCGCAGGCTTAGCCACTACAATCTTGATCTAAATATTACCAACAGCGTCGATTTGTTTGTCAGGGACTTTTTAGAAACATCGACCAATGAATTATGGATAGGAACCGAGGCAGGCATATTTATCTATAACAGGCAGACCAAAAGCACAGTCAACCTAAAGAAACGTTACAACGATCCGTACACCATTTCTGACAATGCCATATATACATTTTGCAGGGACAAAGAAGGTGGTATATGGGCAGGTACATACTTCGGCGGCATCAACTATTATCCATCTCCTTTTACTCCATTTAAAAAAGACATTCCGCGTATCGGCGAAAATTCTTTGAGCGGAAATGTGATAAGGGAAATAACAGAAGATAAGTTTGGAAACCTGTGGATTGGTACTGAAGATGCAGGCTTGAACAAGCTGGATAAAGTAACAGGGAAGTATATAAACTATACAGCTTCAGGCGCCAGTGATGCATTGTCTTATTCTAATATTCATGGACTGCTGGCCACAGGCAATGAACTATGGATAGGAACATTTGAACATGGCCTGGATATACTGGATATAAGAACAGGAAAAGTGGTACGGCATTATGGCGCATCCGCCGGAAGCTCGCTCAAAAGCAACTTCATTTATACGATATACCAGGCACCAGGTGGTGAGATAATGATAGGCACCACTATTGGTATTTATGTATACAATGCTGCTAAAAAAGATTTTGAAGCAATGCCTGGTATGCCGCTGTACAATTGGTATACATCTATTGTAAAAGATGCAAATGGCATAATATGGTCGGGCACGTATGGCAACGGCATAAACTACTATGACAGCAAAACCGGCCATACAGGAAACTTCCGGTTTAGTGCTACAGACGGCAATAGCTTAAGCAGCGACCGCGTCAATTCTATTTTCGAGGACAAGGACCATGCTCTATGGTTTGCTACGGAAGATGGTTTGTGTAAATGGAATCCAGCTAAGAAAAATTTTAACCGTTACACCACCGACAATGGCTTACCCAGCAACTTTATCATTAGCATCTTACAAGATGATGATAAGAAGCTCTGGATAAGTACAACCAAAGGACTTGTATCCTTTGATCCGTCGGTGGAAAAAATACAGGTCTTCACAAGTGCCAATGGTTTGATATCTGACCAGTTCAATTTCAGCTCAGCTTACAAAGACGCTGGCGGAAGAATGTACTTCGGTAGTGCCAAAGGCATGATCTCTTTTCATCCTAGAGAGTTTCGGCACAACACCTATGATCCACCTGTGTATATCACAGGCTTCCAGGTAAACCATAAAGATCTTGCTGTAGAAGCGGAGCAATCGCCGCTGAAGAGTGCCATCAGTTTCACTGAAAAAATAAAGCTTGATTACGATCAATCAACCTTCAGCATCGACTTTGCTGCACTAAGTTTTACAGCACCTGAAATGCTGGAGTATGCTTACAAACTACAAGGGCTCAACAATGATTGGACATACCTGAAGACCAACCGTAAAGTTTACTTTACTAAGCTGGCACCCGGCAGGTATACGTTTATGGTGCGCGCCAGGAATAGCAGCGGTGTATGGAGTAAAGATGACACTCGACTTGTGATAGAAGTGCTACCGCCGTGGTGGGCGAACAACTGGGCCTATGCGGCTTATGCATTGGCTATTTTAACGATCATCTTTTACCTGCTATATAGCTATCACAAAACCACAGAAGAGAAAAACAGGAGGAAGATAGAGCTGCTTGAGATAGCAAAAGAGAAAGAGATCTTCACGGCTAAAATTGATTTTTTTACCAATGTAGCACATGAGATACGCACACCGCTAACACTGATAAAAGGGCCACTAAAAAAAGTGATACGAATAGCTGGTGGAATAGAGGAGTTACAAAAAAGTCTAAGCATCATGGAGCGCAATACCGACAGGTTGGTTGATCTTACCAACCAGCTGCTCGATTTCAGGCAAACAGAGATCAATGGATTTGGACTTTCCTTTGTTCATTATAACATCAACGAATTGCTGCACGATGCCTTTCAAAGCTTTACGGAGCTGGCGGAAGAAAAAGATCTTCAGTTTAATATCCACCTGCCTGCTGAACCGGTATACGCATATATAGACGCAGAAGGCATGAACAAGATCGTTTACAACTTATATGGTAACGCGGTAAAATATGCTTGCAGTAAGATTGACGTCCGGTTATTTCCCCATCCCACCGATGAGGCTTACTTTGTTGTACAGGTAGCGAATGACGGGTACATCATTCCGCCAGAACTAAAAGACAAAGTGTTCGAACCATTTTTCCGAATAAAAGAAACAGATCATATCAAAGGCACCGGTATAGGCCTTGCACTTTCCAGGACATTGGCACAGCTTCACAAAGGCGAGCTGGTACTGGAAGATCCACAGGATGGGATGAATATCTTTCAAATGGTATTACCTTACCACCAGCAGATAGAGTTCAACCTTTCTGCTGATAAAAAAATTAGAAAAAGAGCAGATGAAACCGAACATATTGGTAGTTGA
- a CDS encoding response regulator transcription factor, whose translation MKPNILVVDDNEDILEFLSDELNEKYQVTTALNGNAALAVMKEAAIQLVVSDVMMPEVDGFELCKKIKSDFEHCHVPVILLTAKNTLQSKIQGLEHGADAYIEKPFDIEYLAVQIATLISNRNKVREYFIQSPLVHIKSIAHSKSDELFLENLNQVIFDNLDEPELDVDNLAKYMNMSRPTLFRKIKLVADLTPHELINLTRLRKAAELLAEGDYKIYEISNMVGYNSQTIFGRNFFKQFGCTPTEYQKKNQAVKK comes from the coding sequence ATGAAACCGAACATATTGGTAGTTGATGACAACGAGGATATCCTGGAATTTTTGAGCGATGAGCTGAACGAGAAATACCAGGTGACCACTGCACTTAATGGCAACGCTGCTTTAGCTGTTATGAAAGAAGCCGCTATCCAACTTGTGGTAAGCGATGTGATGATGCCTGAAGTAGATGGCTTTGAATTATGTAAAAAGATCAAATCTGACTTTGAACATTGTCATGTGCCAGTGATACTACTCACCGCTAAGAACACTTTACAATCTAAGATACAAGGGCTTGAACATGGCGCCGATGCCTATATAGAAAAGCCGTTCGATATAGAATACCTGGCGGTGCAGATAGCAACGCTTATCTCTAATCGTAATAAGGTAAGAGAGTACTTTATCCAGTCGCCATTGGTGCATATAAAGAGCATTGCCCACTCCAAGTCCGATGAACTGTTTCTTGAAAACTTAAACCAGGTAATTTTTGACAACCTGGATGAGCCAGAGCTGGATGTAGACAACCTGGCAAAGTACATGAATATGAGCCGGCCAACGCTTTTCAGGAAGATCAAGCTGGTGGCAGATCTTACACCACATGAACTTATCAATCTTACCCGCTTACGTAAAGCAGCAGAACTGCTGGCTGAAGGCGATTACAAGATCTACGAGATTTCAAACATGGTAGGGTATAACTCGCAGACGATCTTCGGTAGAAACTTCTTTAAGCAGTTTGGCTGTACACCTACAGAATACCAGAAGAAAAACCAGGCAGTAAAAAAATGA
- a CDS encoding lactate utilization protein B, producing the protein MTTETHSKAASAFLQDEERSKWHDDTLWFVRAKRDKAANKLPGWEALRDAAAAIKEHTLSRLDEYLEEFEANAIANGVKVHWANDAAEHNSIIYSILQENNAKRVVKSKSMLTEECALNPYLQSKGVEVVDTDLGEFIVQLRDEHPSHIVLPAIHLKKQDVSDTFHQHLHTEKNNKDEVYLTRAARSFLREKYLTADAAITGVNFAIAETGGIVVCTNEGNADFGANANKVHIACMGFEKLIPKLDHLSVFLRLLARSATGQPITTYSSHFRKPKQGQQMHLVIVNNGRANQLSKPAFRNSLKCIRCAACFNTCPVYRRSGGHSYHTSIAGPIGSILAPNMDMRKNADLPFASTLCGSCTNVCPVKINIHEQLYAWRQVLMKEGYGGAAKTAAMKSMSVVLSNPKLYRVSGSVGRSVMRLAPWSVNNKLNPWYKQRDLPEPPKQSFRDWYLKNKTNE; encoded by the coding sequence ATGACAACCGAAACCCACAGCAAAGCAGCCAGCGCCTTTCTGCAAGACGAGGAGCGCAGCAAGTGGCACGATGATACGCTATGGTTTGTGCGTGCAAAGCGAGATAAAGCGGCTAACAAATTACCGGGATGGGAAGCATTGCGTGATGCAGCAGCAGCCATCAAAGAGCATACACTTTCCAGGCTTGATGAATACCTGGAAGAATTTGAAGCCAATGCCATTGCTAATGGTGTAAAAGTGCATTGGGCCAATGATGCAGCAGAACACAATTCCATTATCTATTCTATACTCCAGGAAAATAATGCGAAGCGGGTTGTAAAGAGCAAGTCGATGCTTACGGAGGAATGTGCTTTAAACCCATACCTGCAATCAAAAGGAGTAGAGGTAGTAGACACCGACCTGGGTGAATTCATTGTTCAACTACGTGATGAGCATCCAAGTCATATTGTACTTCCTGCCATTCACCTGAAGAAGCAGGATGTAAGCGATACTTTTCATCAGCATCTTCACACAGAAAAAAATAATAAAGACGAGGTATACCTGACACGTGCAGCCCGCAGTTTTTTGCGTGAGAAATATCTTACAGCAGATGCCGCTATTACAGGTGTCAATTTTGCCATTGCAGAAACGGGCGGTATTGTAGTATGTACCAATGAAGGCAATGCAGATTTTGGCGCTAATGCTAACAAGGTTCACATCGCCTGTATGGGTTTTGAAAAGCTTATTCCAAAGCTTGATCACTTATCTGTTTTTTTAAGATTACTTGCACGTAGTGCTACAGGCCAGCCAATCACTACTTATTCAAGCCATTTTAGAAAGCCAAAGCAAGGGCAACAAATGCACTTGGTGATAGTGAACAATGGCCGTGCAAATCAATTGAGTAAACCTGCATTTCGCAACTCATTAAAATGTATTCGTTGCGCAGCTTGTTTTAATACCTGCCCTGTTTATAGAAGAAGCGGCGGACATAGTTACCATACATCTATTGCTGGTCCTATAGGTAGCATACTTGCACCAAATATGGATATGCGCAAAAATGCCGACCTGCCTTTTGCCTCTACCTTATGCGGCTCATGCACCAATGTATGCCCGGTAAAAATTAATATTCACGAACAGCTGTACGCATGGCGGCAGGTGCTTATGAAAGAAGGATATGGTGGCGCAGCCAAAACTGCTGCTATGAAATCTATGTCTGTTGTTCTTTCTAATCCTAAACTATATAGGGTAAGTGGATCCGTTGGCCGCAGTGTAATGCGTCTTGCACCATGGTCGGTAAATAATAAGCTGAACCCATGGTATAAGCAACGCGATCTTCCTGAACCACCTAAACAAAGCTTCAGAGACTGGTACCTGAAAAACAAAACCAATGAGTAG
- a CDS encoding LutC/YkgG family protein, translated as MSSRQQILAAIKAARPEPTPLPAMDFAGDKNGMLEEYITTLTGIGGNCIVAEDLQVVNDHIADQLAAGKQVVQTIDTLAAYNAEAFKDATALALETVDTAYVKGELAVAENGAVYVPEKNMLHRVLPFICQHLVFVVNEKQLVPTMHEAYATNIMNGDDYGVFIAGPSKTADIEQSLVIGAHGPLNLTVFMVQDNKGS; from the coding sequence ATGAGTAGCAGGCAGCAAATATTAGCAGCTATCAAAGCAGCACGTCCCGAACCTACGCCACTTCCTGCAATGGATTTTGCAGGAGATAAAAATGGAATGCTGGAAGAGTACATCACCACCCTTACAGGCATAGGAGGAAATTGTATTGTAGCGGAAGACCTGCAAGTAGTGAATGATCACATTGCTGATCAGCTTGCTGCGGGAAAGCAGGTTGTGCAAACAATAGATACATTGGCAGCTTACAATGCCGAAGCCTTCAAAGATGCAACTGCCCTTGCGCTCGAAACGGTAGATACAGCTTATGTAAAAGGAGAATTAGCGGTAGCAGAAAATGGTGCTGTATATGTTCCTGAGAAGAATATGCTGCACAGGGTATTACCATTTATCTGCCAGCATCTTGTTTTTGTAGTAAATGAAAAGCAACTGGTACCTACTATGCACGAAGCCTATGCTACCAACATCATGAATGGAGATGACTATGGTGTTTTTATAGCGGGTCCATCTAAAACAGCTGATATAGAACAGTCGCTGGTGATAGGTGCGCATGGTCCCTTAAATCTTACCGTTTTTATGGTACAAGACAATAAAGGCAGCTAA
- a CDS encoding aldose epimerase family protein → MKQLIACLLLATAIGGLTSCKDQKGTTMNEEKAKAGITSKDWGEADGKKVMLYTLTNNSGMEVKITNYGGIVTSWMAPGKDGSNANIVLGFDDLQGYMAPPPYFGAIIGRYGNRISKGKFSIDGQEYTLATNNGQNHLHGGDKGFDKVVWDAAPVNENEPALTLTYLSKDGEEGYPGNLKVTVKYTLTDANELLIEYDAETDKATPVNLTNHSYFNLSGDHTTGILNHSLMIDADKYTPVDTTLIPTGELKDVTGTPFDFRQFKQIGADIAKVEGGYDHNWVLNRKGSDLQRVAVLSDAASGRQLEVHTTEPGIQFYSGNFLDGTLSTSNGKAINKHAALCLETQHFPDSPNQPSFPTTILKPGEKYHTVTKYVVTVAK, encoded by the coding sequence ATGAAGCAATTAATTGCATGTTTATTGTTGGCAACCGCTATTGGTGGACTAACATCTTGTAAAGATCAAAAAGGAACTACCATGAATGAAGAAAAAGCAAAAGCAGGTATAACAAGTAAAGATTGGGGCGAAGCCGATGGGAAGAAGGTAATGCTGTACACGCTTACCAACAACAGCGGCATGGAAGTAAAGATCACCAACTATGGCGGCATTGTTACCTCGTGGATGGCACCGGGTAAAGATGGTTCCAATGCTAATATCGTTCTTGGCTTCGATGACCTGCAAGGCTATATGGCGCCACCACCATATTTTGGAGCTATCATTGGTCGCTATGGCAATAGGATATCAAAAGGAAAATTTTCTATAGACGGACAGGAATATACTCTTGCAACAAACAATGGTCAAAACCACTTACATGGCGGTGACAAAGGCTTTGATAAAGTAGTATGGGATGCAGCACCTGTAAATGAAAATGAACCGGCTCTCACACTTACTTACCTGAGTAAAGATGGTGAAGAAGGTTATCCGGGAAACTTAAAAGTAACTGTGAAATATACTTTGACAGATGCCAACGAGCTGTTGATAGAATATGATGCAGAAACAGATAAAGCTACTCCTGTTAATCTCACCAATCATAGCTATTTCAATCTTTCAGGCGATCATACCACTGGTATATTGAATCACTCGCTGATGATAGATGCAGATAAATATACTCCCGTAGATACTACACTTATACCTACTGGAGAATTAAAAGATGTAACTGGGACTCCTTTTGATTTCAGGCAATTCAAACAAATAGGAGCAGACATAGCAAAAGTAGAAGGTGGCTACGATCACAATTGGGTATTGAACAGGAAAGGAAGTGACCTGCAACGTGTAGCCGTTCTTTCAGATGCAGCAAGCGGACGCCAGTTAGAAGTTCATACCACTGAGCCTGGAATCCAATTCTACTCTGGTAACTTCTTAGATGGCACACTATCAACCAGTAATGGTAAGGCTATCAACAAACACGCAGCGCTATGTTTAGAAACGCAGCACTTTCCTGACTCGCCTAATCAACCATCTTTCCCAACCACTATACTAAAGCCGGGCGAGAAGTATCATACAGTTACTAAGTACGTGGTAACAGTAGCGAAATAG